One window of Eisenibacter elegans DSM 3317 genomic DNA carries:
- the acs gene encoding acetate--CoA ligase has protein sequence MSRIHSLGGYFHEYQKSVQNPEAFWASVADNFYWRKKWDKVLEWNFEEPKAEWFINGKLNITENIFERQLFTHGDRTAIIWEPNDPNEPAEHISYRELYERVCQFANVLQAKGIAKGDRVMIYLPMIPEAAVAMLACARIGAIHSVVFAGFSATALADRIKDCQAKAVLTSDGNYRGNKTIEVKSVVDEALSMSDGSVETVIVCQRTKQAISMTAGRDHWWHELCQGASIEHKAEEMDSEDMLFILYTSGSTGKPKGVVHTTGGYMIYTYYSFKNVFQYNPGDVYWCTADVGWITGHSYIVYGPLLAGATTLMFEGVPTYPHPGRFWEVIDKHQVNQFYTAPTAIRALQAFGLEPLQDYKLSSLKTLGSVGEPINEEAWRWYHDHVGKDRCPVVDTWWQTETGGILISPLSGITPTKPTYATLPLPGIQPVIVDAEGNELKGNSVEGNLCIKFPWPSMLRTTYGDHERCRQTYFATYKGYYFTGDGVKRDEDGYYRILGRVDDVINVSGHRMGTAEVENAINEHPLVIESAVVGFPHEIKGQGIYAYVICEDLEKTQRTEEVLKKEIIDTVSKIIGPIAKPDKVLLVSGLPKTRSGKIMRRILRKVAEGDVSSLGDISTLLNPEVVEEIKTKAGIPA, from the coding sequence ATGTCAAGAATACATTCACTGGGTGGATATTTCCACGAATACCAAAAAAGCGTACAAAATCCCGAAGCTTTCTGGGCTTCAGTGGCCGACAATTTTTATTGGCGCAAGAAATGGGATAAAGTCTTAGAGTGGAACTTTGAAGAACCCAAGGCAGAGTGGTTCATCAATGGCAAGCTCAATATCACCGAAAACATCTTCGAGCGCCAGCTCTTTACCCACGGCGACCGCACAGCCATTATTTGGGAGCCCAATGACCCTAACGAGCCGGCAGAACATATCAGCTATCGGGAGCTGTATGAGCGTGTTTGTCAGTTTGCTAATGTATTGCAAGCCAAAGGGATAGCTAAGGGCGACAGGGTGATGATTTACCTGCCTATGATTCCAGAAGCAGCCGTAGCAATGTTGGCCTGCGCCCGTATTGGCGCAATTCACTCTGTAGTATTTGCGGGCTTCTCAGCCACAGCCCTCGCCGACCGCATCAAGGATTGCCAAGCCAAGGCCGTACTCACCTCTGACGGTAACTACCGAGGCAACAAAACCATCGAGGTAAAATCAGTGGTGGACGAAGCGCTCTCGATGAGTGATGGCTCTGTAGAGACGGTTATCGTCTGCCAACGCACCAAACAAGCTATTTCTATGACCGCCGGACGCGATCATTGGTGGCACGAGCTCTGCCAAGGTGCTTCTATAGAACACAAGGCCGAAGAGATGGACTCTGAAGATATGCTCTTTATCCTATATACCTCTGGCTCTACGGGCAAACCCAAGGGAGTAGTGCATACTACTGGTGGCTATATGATTTATACTTACTACAGCTTCAAAAATGTGTTCCAATATAACCCCGGCGATGTCTACTGGTGTACTGCTGATGTAGGCTGGATTACGGGACACTCCTACATTGTCTATGGCCCGTTGTTGGCTGGAGCTACTACCCTGATGTTTGAAGGTGTGCCAACCTATCCACACCCTGGGCGCTTTTGGGAGGTTATTGACAAACACCAAGTCAACCAGTTTTATACCGCCCCTACCGCCATCAGGGCTTTACAAGCCTTTGGGCTCGAACCGTTGCAAGATTACAAACTATCGTCTCTCAAAACCCTAGGCTCGGTTGGTGAGCCTATCAATGAAGAGGCTTGGCGTTGGTATCACGATCACGTAGGCAAAGACCGTTGTCCGGTGGTAGATACTTGGTGGCAGACCGAAACAGGCGGTATCCTTATTTCGCCTCTCTCGGGCATCACACCTACCAAGCCTACCTATGCTACCCTGCCGCTGCCTGGCATCCAGCCAGTGATAGTGGACGCAGAAGGCAATGAGCTAAAAGGCAATAGCGTAGAGGGCAACCTCTGCATCAAATTTCCTTGGCCTTCGATGTTGCGCACTACCTACGGTGATCACGAACGCTGCCGACAAACCTACTTCGCAACCTATAAGGGTTACTATTTTACCGGCGACGGCGTAAAACGCGACGAAGATGGCTACTACCGCATCCTAGGCCGCGTGGATGATGTCATTAACGTCTCCGGCCACCGTATGGGCACTGCTGAGGTCGAAAATGCCATCAACGAACACCCCCTCGTGATTGAATCGGCAGTGGTAGGCTTCCCACACGAAATCAAAGGCCAAGGAATATACGCCTATGTGATTTGTGAGGATCTCGAAAAAACCCAACGTACGGAAGAGGTACTCAAAAAGGAAATCATCGATACGGTGAGCAAAATCATAGGCCCCATTGCCAAACCTGATAAAGTATTGCTTGTCTCGGGCTTGCCCAAGACCCGCTCTGGCAAGATTATGCGCCGCATTCTGCGCAAAGTAGCCGAAGGAGATGTGTCAAGCCTTGGCGACATCAGCACCTTGCTCAACCCCGAAGTAGTAGAGGAAATCAAAACTAAGGCCGGTATACCGGCATAA